In the genome of Neisseria animaloris, one region contains:
- a CDS encoding helix-turn-helix domain-containing protein, translated as MKSFEKIENIRDIRKKLGLNQMDFWSRIGVTQSGGSRYESGRNMPKPVRELLRLVHIEKIDLAKVNRDDLAIASLLKSRQPDLYASLKKEAKAEAKNK; from the coding sequence ATGAAGTCGTTCGAGAAAATCGAAAATATCCGCGATATCCGCAAAAAACTCGGTTTAAACCAAATGGACTTTTGGAGCCGTATCGGTGTTACCCAATCAGGTGGTTCACGTTACGAGTCAGGCCGCAACATGCCCAAGCCGGTACGCGAATTGCTCCGTTTGGTACATATCGAGAAAATTGACTTGGCAAAGGTAAACCGCGACGACCTCGCGATTGCTTCGCTGCTGAAAAGCCGCCAGCCGGATTTATATGCCTCTTTGAAAAAAGAAGCCAAAGCCGAAGCGAAAAACAAATGA
- the apaG gene encoding Co2+/Mg2+ efflux protein ApaG: MEEIEIIVEPCFLAEQSNVAKDRYVFSYDITIHNHSDDVVTLRNRHWEITDAHGEVEKVSGVGVVGEQPVLYPGEHYHYSSGAHLATPWGCMEGSYEFEDSYGDRFCVPIPRFDLKADFTLH; the protein is encoded by the coding sequence ATGGAAGAAATCGAAATTATTGTAGAACCGTGTTTTTTAGCAGAGCAAAGTAATGTTGCTAAAGACCGTTACGTGTTCAGCTATGATATTACCATTCATAACCATAGTGATGATGTTGTTACTTTGCGGAACCGTCATTGGGAAATTACCGATGCGCATGGGGAAGTGGAAAAGGTATCAGGTGTCGGCGTGGTTGGTGAGCAGCCAGTACTGTATCCGGGTGAACATTATCATTACAGCAGCGGGGCACATCTGGCCACTCCGTGGGGCTGTATGGAAGGCAGTTATGAGTTTGAAGACAGCTATGGCGACCGTTTTTGTGTGCCTATTCCCCGATTTGATTTAAAAGCGGATTTTACTTTGCATTAA
- a CDS encoding phosphoheptose isomerase, translating to MTTLQERVAAHFTQSIEAKQQAADILNEPTAQAAELMLQCLMNDGKILACGNGGSAADAQHFAAEMTGRFEKERMELAAVALTTDTSALTAIGNDYGFDHVFSKQVRALGRAGDILIGISTSGNSANVIEAIHAAHERDMHVIALTGRDGGKIAALLKDSDILLNVPHRRTARIQEVHILLIHALCDCIDSMLLEGM from the coding sequence ATGACAACTTTACAAGAGCGCGTAGCTGCACATTTCACTCAAAGCATTGAAGCCAAACAACAAGCTGCCGATATTCTAAATGAACCCACCGCGCAAGCTGCCGAGCTGATGCTGCAATGCCTGATGAACGACGGTAAAATTTTAGCTTGTGGTAACGGTGGTTCGGCTGCCGATGCGCAACACTTTGCCGCAGAGATGACCGGCCGGTTTGAAAAAGAACGCATGGAATTAGCTGCGGTGGCTTTAACCACCGATACTTCCGCACTTACCGCCATCGGTAACGACTACGGTTTCGATCATGTATTCAGCAAGCAGGTGCGGGCGTTGGGGCGAGCGGGCGATATATTGATCGGTATTTCCACTTCGGGCAATTCGGCCAATGTTATCGAGGCCATTCATGCTGCTCACGAACGCGATATGCATGTGATTGCACTGACCGGTCGCGACGGTGGAAAAATCGCTGCTCTGCTGAAAGACAGCGATATTTTATTGAATGTGCCGCATCGACGTACTGCCCGTATTCAGGAAGTCCATATTTTGTTGATTCATGCATTGTGCGATTGCATTGATTCCATGTTGCTCGAAGGCATGTAA
- the murI gene encoding glutamate racemase: MNDTKQRPIGVFDSGVGGLTNVRALMERLPMENIVYFGDTARVPYGVKSRATIETFTSQIVDFMLQNDVKALIIACNTIAAVAGHKVRTIAGNMPVLDVITAGAEAALQTTRNGHIGIIATSTTVNSNAYARAIHSRNPNARVQSQACPLLVPLVEEGWLDHEVTRLTAREYLKPLLADDIDTLVLGCTHYPLLKPLFREEAPGVALVDSAITTAEATANALAEADLLNTDNASADYRFYVSDIPLRFRTIGERFLGRSMEQIEMLSLG, encoded by the coding sequence ATGAACGACACCAAACAGCGCCCCATCGGGGTTTTTGACTCCGGCGTAGGCGGCTTGACTAATGTACGCGCCCTAATGGAACGCCTGCCGATGGAAAACATTGTTTATTTCGGCGACACCGCCCGCGTACCGTATGGTGTAAAATCCCGTGCAACCATTGAGACTTTCACCTCTCAAATTGTTGATTTTATGCTACAAAATGATGTTAAAGCGCTGATAATTGCCTGCAATACCATCGCGGCGGTAGCCGGCCATAAAGTGCGGACAATAGCGGGCAACATGCCGGTACTTGATGTGATTACCGCCGGTGCCGAAGCCGCATTACAAACCACACGAAACGGCCATATCGGCATTATTGCTACCAGCACTACGGTTAACAGCAATGCTTATGCCCGTGCCATCCACAGCCGCAACCCTAATGCTCGGGTACAGTCGCAAGCCTGCCCTTTGTTGGTACCCTTGGTGGAAGAAGGTTGGCTTGACCATGAAGTAACCCGCTTGACTGCCCGTGAATATCTCAAACCGCTGCTGGCCGATGATATTGATACGTTGGTCTTAGGATGTACGCATTACCCGTTGCTAAAACCTTTATTCCGCGAAGAGGCTCCAGGCGTGGCATTGGTGGATTCCGCAATCACAACCGCAGAGGCCACGGCGAACGCTTTGGCCGAAGCCGATTTGTTGAATACCGACAATGCCTCTGCCGATTATCGCTTTTATGTGAGCGATATTCCTTTGCGATTCCGCACCATCGGCGAGCGTTTTCTGGGCCGCAGTATGGAACAGATTGAAATGTTGTCTCTGGGCTAA
- the hemN gene encoding oxygen-independent coproporphyrinogen III oxidase yields the protein MKIITIQNDTQPEFDRKLIASLPSSGPRYTSYPTADRFHNGFTEANYIHALKLRRMGALNKPLSLYVHIPFCNTICYYCGCNKIITKDKLRADAYIEYLDKEMALLAPHLNSIHQLAQIHFGGGTPTFLNDNQIERVFALIRQHFQLIPNGEYSIEIDPRKVSRETVLHLGKLGFNRMSVGIQDFDPKVQKAVNRVQTVEETREVIDAAREAGFKSVSVDLIYGLPHQSLESIKPTIETVLSLDPDRLALYHYAHLPHIFKPQRRIDTATVPDSEEKLDILQYAVQTLTERGYVFIGMDHFAKPDDELALALKEGWLQRNFQGYSTYADCDLISIGVSSIGKIGTTYVQNERDIDAYYAAIDAGHLPIMRGYQLNRDDLLRRNIIQDLMCRFSLDFQVYESVFGIPFARYFETELADLQKLAELGLLHLTSKRLRVTPKGRFLIRNIAMVFDYHLRHKETTAQYSKTV from the coding sequence ATGAAAATCATTACCATACAAAATGACACACAACCTGAATTTGACCGAAAACTGATTGCTTCCCTGCCCTCCAGCGGCCCCCGTTATACTTCGTATCCGACTGCCGATCGTTTTCATAACGGCTTCACCGAAGCCAATTATATTCATGCTTTGAAATTACGCAGGATGGGGGCACTCAATAAACCGCTCTCTCTTTACGTCCATATTCCTTTTTGTAACACTATTTGCTACTACTGCGGTTGCAACAAAATCATTACAAAAGACAAATTACGTGCTGACGCTTATATAGAATATCTCGACAAAGAAATGGCACTGCTCGCTCCTCATTTGAACAGCATCCACCAACTTGCCCAGATCCATTTCGGCGGCGGCACACCTACGTTTTTAAACGACAACCAAATCGAACGTGTCTTTGCCTTGATACGTCAACATTTTCAGTTGATTCCAAACGGCGAGTATTCGATTGAAATTGATCCTCGCAAGGTCAGCCGGGAAACCGTGCTGCATTTGGGTAAGCTGGGTTTCAACCGTATGAGTGTCGGAATACAAGACTTCGATCCTAAAGTACAGAAAGCAGTAAACCGTGTCCAAACTGTTGAAGAAACCCGCGAAGTGATCGATGCAGCAAGGGAAGCAGGGTTCAAATCCGTAAGTGTCGATTTGATTTACGGCCTACCCCATCAATCTTTGGAAAGTATCAAACCGACCATTGAAACCGTACTCTCACTCGATCCCGACCGCCTTGCGCTGTATCACTACGCCCATCTGCCGCATATTTTCAAACCTCAACGCCGCATTGATACGGCAACTGTTCCGGATAGCGAAGAAAAGCTCGATATTCTGCAATATGCGGTGCAAACCCTCACGGAACGCGGCTACGTATTCATCGGCATGGATCATTTTGCCAAACCGGACGATGAGCTTGCTCTGGCTCTGAAAGAAGGATGGTTGCAACGTAATTTCCAAGGCTATTCGACCTATGCCGACTGCGATTTGATTTCCATCGGCGTTTCCAGTATCGGTAAAATCGGCACAACTTACGTTCAGAACGAACGCGATATCGATGCTTATTACGCCGCCATCGATGCCGGGCATTTGCCGATAATGCGCGGCTACCAATTGAATCGTGACGACTTGCTGCGCCGCAATATTATTCAAGATTTGATGTGCCGTTTCTCATTGGATTTTCAAGTGTATGAAAGCGTATTCGGCATTCCGTTTGCTCGTTACTTCGAAACCGAATTGGCCGATTTGCAAAAACTGGCCGAACTTGGTCTGCTGCACCTAACTTCGAAAAGATTACGGGTAACTCCAAAAGGCCGCTTCCTTATCCGTAACATTGCAATGGTATTCGACTACCATCTGCGGCATAAAGAAACTACGGCGCAATATTCGAAAACCGTATAA
- the thiL gene encoding thiamine-phosphate kinase has translation MTEFDFIRRYLQKQQSDSEVLLGIGDDAAVIRPRAGFDLCFSSDMFLKNRHFFENVHPADLAYKVLAVNISDMAAMGAKPRWILLSAGLPDLQENWLEDFCTSLFSLARRFGITLIGGDTTKGDMVFNITIIGELPQGKALRRDAARDGDDIWVSGQVGLAAAALNHHWQLLKLPSDILEICEQARLRPKPRVALGQLLLPFAHAAQDISDGLAQDLGHILKASAMGAEIFVEQLPTLPQLRGILPEKQLYDCLLAGGDDYELVFTVPESQREAVMKAGKISNTPVCRIGKINRSGRLKMTLADSSELHLNSLGFDHFG, from the coding sequence ATGACTGAATTTGATTTTATCCGCCGTTATTTACAAAAGCAGCAATCTGATTCGGAAGTGTTGCTGGGTATCGGCGATGATGCAGCTGTTATCCGCCCCAGAGCAGGGTTTGATTTATGTTTCAGTAGTGATATGTTTCTGAAAAATAGGCATTTTTTTGAAAATGTCCACCCCGCTGACTTGGCATACAAGGTATTGGCCGTTAATATTTCCGATATGGCAGCAATGGGAGCCAAACCTCGTTGGATATTATTAAGTGCCGGCTTGCCTGATTTGCAGGAAAATTGGTTGGAGGATTTCTGTACCAGTTTGTTTTCTCTGGCACGGCGATTTGGCATTACGCTGATTGGCGGGGATACAACCAAAGGCGATATGGTTTTTAATATAACGATCATCGGTGAATTGCCTCAGGGAAAGGCTTTACGGCGTGATGCTGCACGAGACGGCGACGATATATGGGTTTCCGGGCAAGTAGGGTTGGCAGCAGCAGCGTTAAACCATCATTGGCAGCTTTTAAAATTGCCTTCCGATATACTGGAAATTTGTGAACAAGCTCGCCTGCGTCCGAAGCCTCGGGTTGCTTTAGGGCAGTTATTGTTGCCGTTTGCCCACGCTGCGCAAGATATTTCAGATGGCCTGGCTCAAGATTTAGGGCATATTTTGAAGGCTTCGGCTATGGGGGCGGAAATTTTTGTGGAGCAACTGCCTACCTTGCCGCAATTGCGTGGGATATTGCCTGAAAAACAACTATACGATTGTCTGCTGGCGGGTGGAGATGATTATGAACTGGTGTTTACTGTACCGGAAAGCCAACGTGAGGCGGTAATGAAAGCCGGCAAAATAAGTAATACGCCTGTTTGCCGTATCGGTAAAATTAATCGTTCGGGCCGTCTGAAAATGACTTTGGCAGATAGTTCAGAATTACATTTAAATTCTTTAGGTTTCGATCATTTTGGCTGA
- a CDS encoding BON domain-containing protein has protein sequence MNIKQYAKTLIAAGILATTLSGCVGAILGGAAVGGAAAIDRRSAGAQADDNVMEVRIKHTALSYLRQNSKATGFEPKLAVVSYNRHILLLGHVATEGEKAFVEQVARSEQSAQEVYNYINVGTQQRTFGNVTDDTWSTSKVRTTLLGVQGVIPSRVKIVTYDGVTYVMGILSPAEQAAITERVSTTSGVKKVVTLYQNYNN, from the coding sequence ATGAACATCAAACAATACGCTAAAACCCTGATTGCTGCCGGTATTCTTGCTACGACATTAAGCGGTTGTGTGGGCGCAATTTTGGGTGGTGCGGCTGTAGGCGGGGCGGCCGCGATTGACCGTCGCAGTGCAGGCGCACAGGCTGATGATAATGTAATGGAAGTCCGTATCAAACATACGGCTTTGAGTTATCTTCGCCAAAACAGTAAAGCTACAGGTTTCGAGCCGAAATTGGCCGTGGTCAGCTATAACCGCCATATCCTGCTTTTGGGCCATGTGGCTACTGAAGGAGAAAAAGCGTTTGTCGAACAAGTGGCCCGTTCAGAGCAGTCGGCACAAGAAGTTTACAATTACATCAATGTAGGCACTCAACAGCGTACATTCGGCAATGTTACCGATGATACTTGGAGCACTTCCAAAGTGCGAACTACCCTTCTGGGCGTTCAGGGTGTGATTCCCAGCCGTGTGAAAATCGTTACTTATGACGGCGTAACCTATGTAATGGGGATTCTTTCTCCGGCGGAGCAAGCTGCCATTACCGAGCGTGTCAGCACCACGTCAGGTGTCAAAAAAGTTGTTACCCTTTACCAAAACTACAATAACTAA
- the rsmI gene encoding 16S rRNA (cytidine(1402)-2'-O)-methyltransferase has translation MMQKHYQKACDSIAAQTLYVVATPIGNLADITLRALAVLHRADIICAEDTRVTAQLLSAYGIQAKLVSVREHNEQQMAGKIIGALSDGLIVAQVSDAGTPAVCDPGAKLAARVREAGFRVVPVVGASAVIGALSVAGVTEPNFYFNGFLPAKAGERQKLLASWADADFPVVMFETPHRIEATLFDMASLFPERRLILAREISKTFETFLTGSVVDIQTALKNDSNQSRGEMVLVLHPAIREKHSELPDSAQKVMKVLAADLPTKQAADLAAKITGESKKALYDLALTWK, from the coding sequence ATGATGCAAAAACATTATCAAAAAGCCTGCGACAGTATCGCGGCGCAAACATTATACGTTGTAGCCACACCCATCGGCAATTTGGCCGACATTACCCTTCGTGCATTAGCCGTATTGCACCGTGCCGACATCATTTGTGCGGAAGACACCCGCGTAACCGCCCAATTACTGAGCGCATACGGCATACAGGCCAAGCTGGTGAGCGTACGCGAGCACAACGAGCAGCAAATGGCGGGCAAAATCATTGGTGCGCTTTCAGACGGCCTGATTGTCGCCCAAGTATCCGATGCCGGCACGCCCGCCGTATGCGATCCCGGTGCGAAACTCGCCGCCCGTGTGCGGGAAGCCGGATTCCGTGTGGTTCCCGTAGTCGGAGCCAGCGCAGTAATAGGAGCCTTAAGCGTGGCAGGCGTTACCGAACCCAACTTCTACTTCAATGGCTTCCTGCCGGCAAAAGCAGGCGAACGGCAAAAATTGCTGGCCTCATGGGCAGATGCCGATTTCCCAGTGGTAATGTTTGAAACGCCTCACCGCATTGAAGCCACACTTTTCGACATGGCTTCGCTCTTTCCTGAACGCCGGTTGATACTGGCACGGGAAATTTCCAAGACTTTCGAAACTTTTCTAACCGGTAGCGTTGTTGACATTCAGACGGCCTTAAAAAACGACAGCAACCAAAGCCGCGGCGAGATGGTTTTAGTGCTGCATCCAGCCATTCGCGAAAAACACAGCGAACTGCCCGATTCGGCACAAAAGGTAATGAAAGTGCTGGCGGCGGACCTGCCGACCAAACAAGCGGCGGATTTAGCGGCAAAGATTACCGGAGAAAGTAAAAAGGCTTTATATGACTTGGCGTTAACTTGGAAATAA
- the fnr gene encoding fumarate/nitrate reduction transcriptional regulator Fnr produces the protein MSAHTPQHQMKTLCSNCSLRELCLPVGLMPTEFAQLDAVIRQSRRLKKGEYLFRAGDPFASLFAIRTGFFKTTVASQDGRDQVTGFFMSGELIGMDGICAHTHSCDAVALEDSEVCELPFSHMEQLGQNIPSLQTHFFRLMSREIVRDQGVMLLLGNMRAEERLAAFLLNLSNRLYSRGFAANDFILRMSREEIGSYLGLKLETVSRTLSKFHHEGLISVEHKHIKILEPQALKKMVSGCEHAV, from the coding sequence ATGTCTGCACACACACCACAACATCAGATGAAAACGTTGTGTTCAAATTGTTCATTACGTGAATTATGCCTGCCGGTGGGTTTGATGCCGACAGAGTTTGCGCAATTAGACGCTGTTATCCGCCAAAGCCGCCGCTTGAAAAAAGGTGAGTATTTGTTCCGGGCGGGAGATCCGTTTGCATCGCTGTTTGCCATACGTACCGGTTTTTTCAAAACTACTGTGGCCAGTCAAGACGGACGTGATCAAGTAACCGGATTTTTCATGTCGGGAGAACTGATCGGCATGGACGGTATTTGTGCACATACGCACAGTTGTGATGCGGTCGCTTTGGAAGACAGCGAAGTGTGCGAGCTGCCGTTTTCACATATGGAACAATTGGGGCAGAACATTCCCAGCCTGCAAACCCACTTTTTCCGTTTAATGAGCCGTGAAATCGTGCGTGATCAGGGAGTAATGCTGTTATTGGGAAATATGCGTGCAGAAGAGAGGCTGGCGGCGTTTTTGTTGAATTTGTCCAACCGTCTCTATTCGCGCGGGTTTGCCGCCAATGATTTTATTTTGCGCATGTCGCGTGAAGAAATAGGAAGTTATTTAGGTTTGAAACTGGAAACAGTTAGCCGTACGTTGTCCAAATTCCACCATGAAGGCTTGATTTCGGTAGAACATAAACATATCAAGATTCTTGAACCGCAAGCATTGAAGAAAATGGTTTCCGGTTGTGAGCATGCCGTTTAA
- a CDS encoding YraN family protein, translating to MRLNHGSGAAGEDAALVFLQKQGCKLLARNWHCPYGEIDLIVKNGSMILFVEVKYRRHGSFGGAVYGITPSKLLKLKRSAEHYLQQNSLNHVPCRLDAVLIQGKEAPYWVQNITG from the coding sequence ATGCGCTTAAACCACGGCAGCGGTGCGGCAGGAGAAGATGCCGCACTGGTATTCCTGCAAAAACAAGGCTGCAAACTGCTGGCACGTAATTGGCATTGTCCGTACGGTGAAATTGATTTGATAGTCAAAAATGGCAGCATGATTCTGTTTGTTGAAGTAAAATACCGTCGGCACGGCAGCTTCGGAGGCGCAGTATACGGTATCACGCCGTCCAAACTTTTAAAGCTGAAAAGAAGTGCGGAACATTATTTGCAACAAAACAGTCTGAATCACGTTCCCTGCCGTTTAGATGCTGTGCTGATTCAGGGAAAAGAAGCCCCATATTGGGTGCAGAACATCACAGGGTAA
- a CDS encoding CysB family HTH-type transcriptional regulator: MKLQQLRYALEVYRQNLNVSEAAEALFTSQPGISKQIRLLEEELGIQIFIRSGKRVVSVSQPGKAVLELAERILRDVQNIKNIGSEFTGQDSGSLTIATTHTQARYALPKIVAEFVKRYPKVQLSIKEGSTHTIAQMISNGDADFAIATIPLDDYSDLRKLPCSEWTHAILVPHTHPLLDCRHPLSINDLAAYPLVTYEFALNSNSNIFRAFQKAHLKLPKIALSSADTDVLKTYVRLGLGVGLMAKLAYDPQTDHDLQLIDAAHLFGTSSTYIALRSDTYLRGYIYDFISLFAPQLTRERIDQMLYAPIEEDFSI; the protein is encoded by the coding sequence ATGAAATTACAACAACTACGCTACGCCCTTGAAGTATACCGCCAAAACCTAAATGTATCGGAAGCTGCCGAAGCGCTGTTTACTTCCCAACCGGGCATTTCAAAACAAATCCGGCTTTTGGAAGAAGAATTAGGTATACAGATATTTATCCGTAGCGGCAAACGTGTAGTTTCGGTTTCACAGCCTGGTAAAGCAGTATTGGAACTTGCTGAACGGATTCTACGCGATGTGCAGAATATCAAAAATATAGGTAGCGAATTTACCGGTCAAGACAGCGGTTCGCTTACTATTGCGACTACACACACACAAGCCCGCTATGCTTTGCCGAAAATTGTAGCGGAATTTGTGAAGCGCTATCCGAAAGTACAATTAAGTATTAAGGAAGGCAGCACACACACCATCGCACAAATGATCAGCAACGGAGACGCGGATTTTGCCATTGCTACCATCCCTCTGGATGACTATTCGGACTTACGCAAACTGCCTTGTTCCGAATGGACTCATGCGATTCTCGTCCCACATACCCATCCCCTACTAGATTGCCGGCATCCTTTGAGTATTAATGATTTAGCCGCCTATCCTTTAGTAACTTATGAATTTGCCTTGAACAGCAACAGTAATATTTTTCGCGCTTTTCAAAAAGCCCATTTGAAACTCCCTAAAATAGCGCTTTCGTCTGCGGATACCGATGTCTTGAAAACCTATGTGAGATTAGGGTTGGGTGTGGGACTGATGGCGAAACTGGCATACGACCCTCAAACTGATCATGATTTACAACTGATTGATGCGGCCCACTTATTTGGAACTTCTTCTACTTACATCGCCTTACGCTCCGATACATACCTCCGCGGTTATATTTATGATTTCATCAGCCTGTTTGCACCTCAGTTGACACGTGAACGGATCGATCAGATGCTTTACGCGCCTATTGAAGAAGATTTCTCTATCTAA
- a CDS encoding phosphatidylglycerophosphatase A family protein codes for MADFKPTFSWLKQRPLCMLGFGFGCGLAPVAPGTFGTLPALPMAFVLYLAGISGWWLAALCVILFVWGVRICSYTEHELGIQDYGGIVWDEIVAMLFVLAFVPFKWGWWLAAFVLFRLFDALKPWPIKWFDLRVHGGLGIMLDDVIAALFTLAVLKIIGLLI; via the coding sequence TTGGCTGACTTTAAACCAACTTTTTCATGGCTGAAACAGCGGCCTTTGTGCATGCTCGGTTTTGGTTTTGGCTGCGGGCTGGCTCCGGTAGCACCGGGTACATTTGGTACGCTGCCTGCTTTGCCGATGGCGTTTGTATTGTATCTGGCCGGTATTTCCGGCTGGTGGTTGGCTGCTTTGTGTGTAATATTGTTTGTATGGGGTGTGAGAATTTGCAGCTATACCGAACATGAGCTGGGTATTCAGGATTACGGCGGCATCGTATGGGATGAGATTGTCGCCATGCTGTTTGTGTTGGCTTTTGTGCCTTTCAAGTGGGGCTGGTGGTTGGCGGCCTTTGTTCTGTTCAGGCTGTTTGATGCATTGAAGCCTTGGCCGATTAAATGGTTTGATTTGCGTGTGCACGGTGGTTTGGGCATTATGTTGGATGATGTGATTGCTGCCTTGTTTACACTGGCGGTCTTGAAGATAATTGGGTTATTGATATAG
- the map gene encoding type I methionyl aminopeptidase, with protein MAVIIKTPEEIEKMRELGRLAAEALDYIGQFVKPGVTTNELDKLIHDYHIDVQGGYPAPLHYGNPPYPKSCCTSVNHVICHGIPDDKPLKNGDIINIDVTIKKDGFHGDSSRMFAVGQISPQAQRLIDVTHASMMAGIEAVKPGATLGDVGYACQQVAENAGYSVVQEFCGHGIGHDFHEEPQVLHYGKKGQGLVLKPGMIFTVEPMINQGKRHLRILADGWTVVTKDRSLSAQWEHEVLVTETGYEILTISPETGKP; from the coding sequence ATGGCAGTTATCATCAAAACCCCCGAAGAAATCGAAAAAATGCGCGAGCTGGGCCGCTTGGCAGCCGAAGCATTGGATTATATCGGCCAATTCGTTAAACCCGGTGTTACTACCAATGAGTTGGACAAATTAATCCACGATTATCATATCGACGTTCAAGGCGGCTATCCGGCTCCGTTGCATTATGGCAACCCTCCTTATCCCAAATCGTGCTGCACCTCCGTCAACCATGTTATTTGTCACGGTATTCCGGATGACAAACCGTTGAAAAACGGTGACATCATCAATATTGACGTTACCATTAAGAAAGACGGTTTTCACGGTGATTCAAGCCGAATGTTTGCAGTAGGGCAAATCAGCCCGCAGGCACAACGCTTAATAGATGTTACCCATGCTTCCATGATGGCCGGTATAGAAGCAGTGAAGCCCGGTGCAACCTTGGGGGATGTAGGTTATGCCTGTCAGCAGGTTGCTGAAAATGCGGGTTATTCGGTAGTACAGGAATTCTGTGGGCACGGCATCGGTCATGATTTCCATGAAGAGCCGCAAGTGTTGCATTATGGCAAAAAAGGACAAGGGTTAGTATTGAAGCCGGGTATGATTTTTACAGTAGAACCCATGATCAACCAAGGTAAACGTCATCTGCGTATTTTGGCTGATGGATGGACGGTAGTTACTAAAGATCGCTCTTTATCTGCCCAATGGGAACATGAAGTTTTGGTTACCGAAACAGGCTATGAAATTCTTACAATTAGCCCTGAAACAGGTAAACCCTGA
- a CDS encoding OmpA family protein: MTKQLKLSALFVALVASGTAMASEPHTKHGYTVSSKSQTVVRNNYGECWKNTYFDKATQGRIECGDAVAVETAPQFAEETVSLSAKTLFGFDKDNLRPEGAETLNALAQRLSNTNVDGVRVEGHTDFMGSEEYNQALSERRANTVANYLVGQGVASNKISAAGLGESQARMTATCEAEVANLGKKVSKAKKRAALIACIEPDRRVDVKIRTLVTKQIAPGHVEGERPAVDEGWIPGPASQIHGYTRP; this comes from the coding sequence ATGACCAAACAGCTGAAATTAAGCGCCTTGTTTGTTGCCTTAGTAGCTTCAGGCACTGCAATGGCCAGCGAACCGCATACTAAACACGGTTACACCGTTAGCAGCAAGTCACAAACAGTTGTTCGCAACAACTATGGTGAGTGCTGGAAAAATACTTATTTCGACAAAGCCACTCAGGGCCGTATTGAGTGTGGTGATGCTGTGGCGGTGGAAACTGCTCCTCAATTTGCTGAAGAAACCGTTTCTCTGTCTGCTAAGACTTTATTTGGTTTCGATAAGGATAATCTGCGTCCTGAAGGTGCCGAAACTCTGAATGCCTTGGCTCAACGTTTGAGCAACACTAATGTAGACGGTGTACGTGTTGAAGGTCATACCGACTTCATGGGTTCAGAAGAATACAACCAAGCTTTGTCTGAGCGTCGCGCAAATACTGTAGCTAACTACTTGGTTGGCCAAGGTGTTGCTTCTAACAAGATTTCTGCTGCCGGTTTGGGTGAGTCTCAAGCTCGTATGACTGCCACTTGTGAAGCTGAAGTAGCCAATTTGGGTAAAAAAGTTTCTAAAGCTAAGAAACGCGCAGCTCTGATCGCATGTATCGAACCTGATCGTCGTGTAGATGTTAAGATTCGTACTTTAGTAACCAAACAAATTGCTCCTGGTCATGTTGAAGGTGAGCGCCCTGCTGTTGATGAAGGTTGGATTCCAGGTCCGGCTTCTCAAATTCACGGTTATACCCGTCCTTAA